Genomic window (Rosa chinensis cultivar Old Blush chromosome 6, RchiOBHm-V2, whole genome shotgun sequence):
GCTTGCCTCTTCCCATGGTGAAACCCCTAGTCCCGTCTGGCATTCTCGGGCCCTTTGTATTTGGTTTGGCAGAGGCTTCACACTGTATAGCGCAGCTTGATTGCGGAGATGGAGCAATCAGGCCACGTCCACTCTGGCTCGCACTACGCCCCCGGGCCTTCCCACGTCCCCATGCCCATCCTTTCTTGGATCCCATTGAATTTTCTTCAGCCTACCAAGACAGAGATGTGGTCGACAGTGTGGTTAGTGGCTAGTGTTCATGTaatgtgactcattttaaacAGATACACATCTTTATTCCTAATTGCAAATGGTAAAGCTATTCAGAGTCCAACTCAGGAACTATGTGCTATAGAAGATAGTAGTATAGTGATATAATGACAGGAGAGTATCATTGGTTATTCTATCAAAGACTTACATTCATACTATCAATAACCAGATCAATGTGGCTTGGCTGAGAACTATCTTCTGCAGATTCATAGTGTGGTGTGTCATCATCCTCTAAAATATCGAATTCAGACTTTCTGTTCTTCAAAACGGATTTTGGCTGAAGATATGATAGAGTTAGAAGAAATGAGGTTTTGTCAAATAAGCGCAGGATGATACATGCCAAGAAGTTTCAAGGAAACAAATGCTTTGATATTTCATTGAGACATACCGAGCGTCTGACCAAAGTCCTTACTCGGAGTCCTTTTCTCCAGTTCCTCTCATCACTCAACTTATCAACCTGATGCATAAACAACATTACGAAAAAAAGGGTGTAACACTGAATCTGCAATACCATTCAACGTACCGCTTTATCTGCTATGTCTGTTGTCTCGTACTCCACCAGCGCATGGAGCTTCATCAAAGCGAAGAATATTCAAGATTAAAACAAAACTGATAGGGAATAAATTTAAATTATATCACTATTATAATAAAAGAATTTCAGTTTAATCTTATACCTTGTTGCTAATAATGAAATCACCTTTGGACCGGGAAGAATTGGATTCGTGGGGATGGCATATTCGGATAGTTTTCACACTGTTGTTGACAgcaattgcatatgataaatatGCGGTGATCATGATTCTCGTACAACATAAGATGATCAAcataaaaggaaaggaaatggaAATGCAGATAACATATCCTACCTCCCAACCACACTAAATATCTTCTCTAGGTTTTGATGAGAGTGATCTTCTGGCAAGTTCTCTGCCACAACAGTACGAGactgcaaaaaagaaaaaagtaaacaCTCTGAATCTTCCAATagaaccataaaaaaaaaaaaaaaaattagatccaTATAGTTTAGGAAGCATCTGTTTTACCTGCAAttcttctttgtctttttcAGTGAAAGGGTGCTTACGTTTAACCTTCTTTCCATCATCACTTACAACCTAATTTCATGATTTTATGAACACAGGTGAGAGCTTGTAGTTCACATAATACTCTCATAACAAATGTAAAAGAAAAGACCAGATCATTCAATCGTACAACTTACAAGCTTTGAAGAGGACCGGACTGCTTGTGCAAGCATATGGTTGTTACTAATAAGTGACTTCATCTTTTTCGTAGAAGCAACAACAGATATCGGAACTGacacaaatccaaaatcatGTATGACAGAAAATGGcatatataagaaaaaaaaatctgcactAGACTATTCCAGAATTCTTACCATATCCTTCAGGATCTTTACTCATGTGTTTTGCTAATGATTCATTTGCTAACAGACTCATGTCACTGAACTGGTACTCCACCTGTTTTACACAAAAACGGTCATTAGATTCATTCGGTGGCGCTCTCCTACTCCAAATATCAATTTCTTGATGAGTATAGACCTCAATAAGGATGAAATTCAATCCACATGTTAATTGCTTTGATATCTCATGCATGTTTCCAGAATTAAAATGAAAGAGAATTGTTGAAAGCTTCCAGAGAGATATGCTGTTTTAGACATTTTCAGCAGTGTTTCCTTATGGGACATCTAATCACATCAAACAGAAGCTCCCTGAGCAGCCTTGGAATGGTTCCTTAACCTGGATAAGATCTATACTAAACGAAGATCCTATTCATGATTCATGAACTTAATTTAGAAGTCGGGATCAAGTATTCGAGATTCGAATCCCAAGACCTCATAACCAGAGATGGTACTTTATACATCATTTGAGGTACACCTCAAAATCGAACTAGTAGCAAATGCACCAACAATAAGTTCATCCAATTGCATGTGTCACAGACTGATGCTGAATGTAATCTGCTTTCTACAATACCAAATCTATAACAAAAAGGCAAATGTAGCCAATTTCatgcaaatcaaacaacaatagTATTTACAAAGAAAGCATATATTGAACAAGATGACATGAAAACCATATATAAATCCAAGAAAGATGAAAGCCTTGAGCAGAACATATAAATCATAAAATGATATAATGCAAAAGCCTATAAGACAGGATG
Coding sequences:
- the LOC112174445 gene encoding la-related protein 6C, with product MAQAKPVEKPQESSDMEVKDTGNTTSFKFNAQAPEFVPRSHTQMPISGYFYPCFHFLGDTASPDWFYIGDQELPPYLISNPNIPITNRSKNVLPDELQQKIIKQVEYQFSDMSLLANESLAKHMSKDPEGYVPISVVASTKKMKSLISNNHMLAQAVRSSSKLVVSDDGKKVKRKHPFTEKDKEELQSRTVVAENLPEDHSHQNLEKIFSVVGSVKTIRICHPHESNSSRSKGDFIISNKLHALVEYETTDIADKAVDKLSDERNWRKGLRVRTLVRRSPKSVLKNRKSEFDILEDDDTPHYESAEDSSQPSHIDLVIDSMNAEENSMGSKKGWAWGRGKARGRSASQSGRGLIAPSPQSSCAIQCEASAKPNTKGPRMPDGTRGFTMGRGKPLKTTSSP